The Fusarium fujikuroi IMI 58289 draft genome, chromosome FFUJ_chr01 sequence GCAGATATTGAGTTTCGATGTGTGAGATAGCTGATGTATAGAAAATGTCAGACTCTAGAGCGAGCGCACTTACACAGTATGCAAGTCTGGTGAGGCTATCATGTGATAATACAACTTGATAGCACGTTTGCACGAGCCTTTGTAAGTTGATCGTAAGCCTCAAGTCAAGCTTGAGACTGTTACCGACTAAGTGAGGGTCCTAGCATGAGACTTATATGCCAAGTCGTCCCATTGATAAGGCGAGGGTGGATGCTCGAGGGCGGTTGGTAACGGGGCAAGTGGTTCAGCGGAGCTTCAGCTGCAAGGGGCTTAGAATAATCAAGACGACGGTTGTTGAGATCCATTGAAGACATGCTAATCGTGCATCAGCACGAGATTGAGGATGTCGGTGAGAaagaagacagaagaagaagatgatgatgttgtagaatcaagaagaaagatgaggTGAGATGGCATGTGGGTAACGGATATACAAGCATCGAAACAGGAAACCGGATGCAGCAAGTGCCGGAGTGAGAAGCCTGAAGTCCTTTACAAAAATTGCAAAATGAAACATACTGGCTTATCAAATGGTTGGATAAGATAGAGAGACAAGGTAGAAATCATAAGATTTGCAATAACCGCGCGCAGTCGGACAGAGACGTCCCCGCATTGAGTATGTTTTGTCAGGCTCGTGTAATAGAAGCTAAGCGTCTTCTGCTAAGCACACATCAGCCTTGACTCAGCAAAGATGCTTTTctaggggggggggggttaaTTATGGGTCATTCTCGATCGAGGTGGGgtattgttgaagaagaagttgaattTGTTTTGAAGAATATGGCGAGGCATGATATGGGTTTGGAGGAATTGAGTACCTATCAGAGGTATCGTGGTAGGAATTAACAGTTAAGAGAGATTAGCTCTGGCTGATTAGCCTCCCAATTCAATAAGAAAGATTGAGTTACGGAAGCAATTGTCTTGCATGTCACAGATGTCATGATTCAGGGACATCCCGAGCTTCACCTCCACTTTTTCTTGAGAGCTGTTCTCAAGGTGTTACCCGTTCAATCCCGACCCACATCCACGCGTTCGTAGATTCCGGAACTGGCAGAGTTGCACCAATGATATCATGAGCGCCCGGCTCATTTCTCCTAAGGTGCATGATACGTACCTTTTCGTGGATAAGATCCCAGTTCCCAGATGTAGAAGCTTCCAACAAGCTCTCCCTCAAGCTATAAGACGAACCCTCCCCTCTTCTGCTGTTTCGTTTCTTTCTGTCTTATCATCACTCAGTACTCATCGCATCTCTATCCGTTGTATTTTCTTAATTCTTTACTTGATACCCCCCACAAGtcattcacaatggctccCAAGATCGCTATCGTCTACGTATGTTTCACCCCTCCACATCTTGTCATCCCCAGccccaccaccatcatctcttcatcatcagcaaactATCGTTGTTGCTCTTGTGGGATGCTTGAGACTGCCATATGTGACAATGAGTGTAAACCAAGGTTGCATTGTTCAATGGCTTGTCTGTAGTTACGCTCATACAACATTCCACTCGTGACTTTATCATCACCACAAAACACTAACATATCTCGTAGTACTCCATGTACGGCCACATCAAGCAGCTGgccgaggctgagaaggccgGTATTGAGAAGGCCGGCGGCTCTGCCGACCTCTTCCAGGTCCCCGAGACCCTCCCCGAGGATGTCCTCGCCAAGATGCACGCTCCTCCCAAGCCCACCGATGTCCCTACCCTCGACGACCCCTCCGTCCTTGAGGGCTACGAtgctttccttcttggtaTCCCCACCCGTTACGGAAACTTCCCCGCCCAGTGGAAGGCTTTCTGGGACAAGACTGGCAAGCAGTGGGCTTCTGGTGGTTTCTGGGGCAAGATGGCCGGTATCTTCGTCTCTACCGCCTCCCAGGGTGGTGGTCAAGAGACCACTGCTCAGAACGCTATCTCCACCCTCACTCACCACGGCATCATCTATGTCCCCTTCGGTTACGCCAAGGCTTTCGGTGTTCTGACTGATCTCTCTGAGGTTCGTGGTGGCAGTGCCTGGGGCGCTGGTACCTTCGCTGGTGGTGACGGTTCTCGCCAGCCCTCtgccaaggagctcgagCTTGCTCAGATCCAGGGAGAGAACTTCTACCAGACCGTTGCCAAGTTCACCGGTTGACTGCATGGCAgcagccaagccaaggctgcGCCTGAGGTGGCATCGAACACCAACAAGCCTGCCGAGGCTGAAAAGGATACCACTGCTCCCAAACAAGAGAACAAGGGACCCCAAGAGCTTAAGGAGGTCAAGGAGGGACCTTGTGGACTGCCAGCCAAGTGCGTAGTCCAATAGACGAGTTGAACGACAATGGAACGCAAATGCTTAGAATCAATAACAAATACAAATAAATATTCTTATGATAATTTTGTATGAAGAACTCGCTGTGATATTATCATAAATGTCTCTTGAGAACCAATTAAGGGGCATGTTTCAGGGCGACGCGAATGAGAAATGACAATTGATATCGTTTCCGCGTCAGAGGCCTTTCCTCCGCGACTGTTATTACAATGCCTGGATCATAACTATTTAATGAATATTACCGCTACTTGCAAGGTGCGCTGGCTACTGCATGGAGATCAGCAACTGTGACGATTGCATCGAGAGCCTCAAGCAATGGATGGAATGGATGTGCTACCTGGTGGATGGATGTCCACTCCAATGCGAGTAATCGAAGAGCGTCGAGATAGTACAGGCAAGCGCAATAGGTCAATTTCATTTTCTATACCTCGGCTGGGGGCTTGGTAGATGCCCAAATTACTAAGTTAGTAGACAGGAAGCTGCGCCCAGCGCAAACTAGTCCTTGTAATCCGAGAGGATGATTCAAATCTCTAAATAACTACTTGTTGAGAATAGGAAGAAAAGAGGGTATCTTTCGTGCAGTAAAGCCTATCCTTCATCACAGTCTCTGCATCCGTTCCCATTCATAAGACCAAATTCGCAGTCTCCCTCCCAATCCAAGATATGCCTCCCTGTTTCATTTCTTACTTTTGGAAAAGATTTGTCCGTGACCCCTGTGGGTTATCCTGGAGTTCACCGTCATATACTTTGGCTCGCTCGTCTCGAATTGGGCCTGGAACTTGGATCTCTCCTCGATAGATCTCAATGACGTTTACCAATGGAAGGATAAGAAGCAGCATGGAGAGAAGCTGACCGAAGCTCCATACAGTCTCGCCATTGTCTTTGAGCTCGATCGACGGGTGGCCAAATGCTTGGGAAAGCAGGATAATCCGAATCGCTGCCCCAACTGCAATAgctgtcatcaacatcaacccgACAACCTGGATGATCTTATAGAATCTTTGCTGCCTGCTGTGAAGATACCAGGTCGCCAGGCCAAAGATGATGCAGTTACCAGCAATAACAACGATTGTGCCGACGTAAGAAAGACCAGCGTTTGAGGCAGCGCCTTTGCCCTCAACTTCCCACACGCAGGATATGGGTAGAGTTTTGTCGTCAAGACCCTTTGAAACACCCTCGAGAACAAAGACGCCAGATACGCACGACAACGCCAAATTGACGAACATAAGAAACTGTCGCAACCATCGAATCACCCAATCGCGGCGGTAATCCTGTTTAAGAGCCAAAAGTGTCGTGTTATGGGTCGCCATAGAAAGGAGTGACAGCATCCATATGAGGAAGAAGTGATACGGCACTAGACTGTTCATCTTGGCCAGTCCAACACTCTGGATACCAATTCCCTGCATAATTTGAGAGTCGCTATAACCGTTGAGCAGCTTCCGCCGGATGACCGAGTCTCTCCCTCGTATTTCGGCAAAAATGACGCTACTCGACAATATGATGGCGAGCAGCGCCGTGATCATGAACGATAGTAGGATCTGTCGTGTGTCAGCACCTgcttattattttctttcgATATGCTAGGATTGAAGCATACACCAGCGCCTGCGACGCCTGCATCGCTGACTGTTGGAGCGGTCGCATTTCGATCGCAATTGGCGGTTTCAAACAGAGCCATAATGGAGCACAAACGGGTCAAAGAACGTCGTGAGCATACAAAGAAAATATAGAAGGCATCACCAGAAGACAAAAATTCAGGGTGCAAAGATGACTGGGGCTCGAATTTATTATGACGTTTAAGCGCGGACCCCTGGTCGCACTGGTATCTGAAACAGGCCCTCTGGTCAGGATCTACAGCAACATTGCGGAGTCACTGGATCGCATTTCAAGTTGGCATTGGGGCTGTGTTGAAGGTGTTTGGGCCAAATCCTGCCAGCACACAGCCAGAGGATCTTCTTTGTGCCTTGGGGGATGCTTGGTTGCCACAAAGAGGTGCCATCAGCCATCAGCCATCAGCCATCCCACGAATGGCCTCGATGCAGTCACATTTGCCTGCCGCAAACCCTCGTTATGCAGCCATCAACCTGATTGTACTTGATACTATTTGTGTCTCTAACACAGTAGCAACCAGTTCATCAGGGCAGAGGATGGGACAATTCACACAATGCTCAGACCTGTTTTCGTGGTGGAATGTCACACTCAATTTCTGCTCCCCCGCAGATCGTATTTTGGTGTAGGTACATATTCCAAGGACACTAAAGTGAATGAAACATTTGATGATCGGCGCCAATTTCTCAATCAACAATCCAGGAAACACTTCGTTACGAATGCCACCATGCTGCAAGCAAGCATATTTACCCAGTCCTACCTGACAAGGATAACAGACCGTAGCGCATCGCACTTTTTGGTTTCCACGCTTTCAGCTCTTGCTTTATCGTGAAAAAAGTACCCGAACGAACCAATATATGCTGTCGCAACCTGATTCTCTCGCATGGGGAAGAAGCTTTTCTGTGGAAATATTCATTATCATGGGGTCTCATCGTGGGAGCTTTGCCGACTATTGATCGGAACAATTATGGACATGCTATGCTTCTACCACATCGATCAAGTTTCGGGGTTTTGGGGGCATGACTGATCCGTCGCATCACCCCAGTGCTTTGGTACAGGCAGCCAGCAGATGCCCCAATGCTTGGATTCCACACCCTACGATACCTTCAGTCTCTACACATCGTTTGTTTGCTTTCAAGTGGACAAGGCGTAAGCTAGGCTCCTTCTTGGCCGGGAATGCCTCTGGAAAGTCTTTTGCTCGACTTAAACCCCTCAGATCCTTGCTAACCAGGGGGTCGATAATTTGTCGACCTCTTGAAAATCGTATCCGAAGAGTGAGGCACAGGACAAAGCGAGAAGAGGTGACAAACTTCTCGGGCGCCTGTGCCGTGCGGGAAAATATGAAGAAATGCCCGCCAACGTGCCTATCTCATCGCTAAAACCACCGGAGTAACGAGACGCGTTGTTGGGCTGGTGCGATATGACCAGCAAGAGTACGACTCGTCGCATGCCAAGGCCATATTTTTCAGCAGTCTTGATCAAGTCTCCAAGTGCAGCTCAGGCCAAATTCTGACATTGCTGGCATAAACTGATCTATCAAGCAAACAAGCTCGATGCCTGATCCCAGTATGCAACAAAGAGTGTTCCTTCAGGTAGAAGATGTGCGGAGCGCAGGTAACGAGTTCCAGATCCTGGTTCAATCATAACGGTTGAAAATGACTCGAAGCGAGTGGAAGGATGCGAGCGAGTGTCCCAAAATTGCGACTTGCATGAGGAGAGGTGGTTTTCTTGGTGTGTTGGACTCACCCGCAGATGAACCAGGCCTAGCTTGACCCGACAGTTTGGATATCACAGTGATAGTGCGACATACCCACATGAGCCTTCCATTCACATGATAAGAGGCGTCGGTCGGGGGACTGGTTCCGCTGCAACTATGTGGATAATAGTCGATGCTGGAAGCAGAAATGAGGACGCGGCCGGCCGCCCCAACTGTGTGCCGTTGTCTCTTGTCGTGTTGGGTTGGCCCGGGCCGGCCGTCATTCGTCTAAGAGCTTCGCTTCGCCAGCAGTGTCTGCTCGTCTCCATACGCAAATTGGACCAGGGTCAGCCCGATCTCTAGGGCACAGATATAGGATTTCACCTTTCCATGAGGGTTCATGGAAAGGACACACACTACACCATCTGTCGAGTGAAAGGCTGGCTTGGAAACAGGCTTGTATATGTTGGGTTGCGTGCATGATGCAGTCGGTTGCTGGCCATTGAAACGAAACACTGAGCAGCAGATGGCTTCATTAGGATCTAAATATCCAACCAAACACGAAGGCAGAATGACACCATGAGTCAGGACATAGCTGGTCCATATCAGATGTACCAAAAATCAGCGTCCATCTGATGGCCAATGGCTCACCTTGAGTGCCAATGACAAAGGAAGTAGTGTTGGGTAAACATCAGGCGCAGAGAAGATACCTTTCAACAACCTTAACGAGCTGCCTGTCTCAGCCCCAATGCACAACCAACAGCTATAATGTTGAAGGATGTCGGGTAGAGAACGAACCACAAACACCCTTGCACCTCGACCCATATCCGACGTGAAATCTTGGTGCCGCAACTATTTGTTTGCTTGCCATCAGAGGCGTGCATAAGGTAGGTTGGTATGGATATTGTTGGATGTCATCCACTCCCCTGTCTGTCCCCTCCTTGGCTGAGGTAGTCATTTATAGAAGCGCATCTCTCCCACAGAACGTTATCGAGGTCACACATACTACTACTGATTTTTTCTTGATTAGCGATGCTTTTGATCCCACGACAACATGCTGGCCCCGTTGGCCGAGCATTTGAACCTGAGCTCAATCGCCCTTCATATTCCCACCAGAAGAAGTATGCATCGAGTTGTCCAACCTGGCTACCAAAAGTTCTTCAAACAAACAAGCTATCGCTATTGGAACGGCTCCCCAACGACGTGCAGAGGCTCATTTTTTCGAACCTGGACTATCAgtctctcatcttcctgTCCATGGTGAACCGACAATTTCATCGTACAGTAGACCCCCCACGCACGGCAACACTACGAGACAAGTTTGAGTTGGTCATGAGAGCAGCAAAGGACTTTCCACAACATTGGGCCagcgagaaaaagaaagatcaAAGACCCGGAAACTTAGAGTGCTACTGGTGCTTCCGTGTACGGAGTCCGCAACATTTTGATGTGTTACAAGCCAACACGGCCTACTTTGACCCACAAGGCCGATTGGTACCGGAGCAGGAGGCGGGACCTCAAGACCGGCTTGTGCCCCTCCGCCGCTTCTGTATCGGATGTGGAGTAAAGGCTGGACTTCACGCACCATCTGACTGCATCGTGACGAGAACAGGCCTGGACCTCTGGGTTTGCCGATGCCGGCGTGTGTGGCAGAAACCTGACTGCCTGCAGTGTCCAGACTGCTCTTCAACTTGCCCACTGCGGCCCAAAAGAAGGTGGTGTGGCTGTGATTATTCGTCTGCGCGACCCCAGCATTGTGTCCTATTACATCAGGGAATCTAGGTGACAAGCATCAGCAATCGAAAGGCGTGCATGTATGATGGAGACTGCCAGATAGAAGCCCCCAGATAGAACAGGGCTACAGTTTTAAGGTATACACGGAGCTGAGGTTAGTCAGATCGAGTGATGCATTGGTCGAATCCAAGGGACACTTGACGAGAAACTGGGGCCAGAGTACATCAGGGATATGGAAAACTAGATATCGATATCCATGTTAGCACCAGGGAGTTTGATGCGTTACTAGCGAAGAATTATAATGATTTTGATTCTTTGAATCCGATTACTGCTTCATACGTGAAAACATAACCAACGTAGTCATTGTACTAAAATTTCAGAGATGAAAAGCTAGAAATATTGATATCCTTCTAGAAGCAACGTGGTATGCCGCAATTGTTCACCGGATGAGCCAGTGCAATGCATACTACAACTTGGGTAATCCAGAATCTATCAAAGCAGTATCCATGATCAGCATCTTTTATTCTCGCCTCATGTCTAGAATATGATGCCCAAAGCTGGCCACTCCGGAGATGCAAGCTGTAGGTCATCACCTGACCTCACGCGTTTCGCAGTGGTAATCGTGCAATTGAAGCCCAGTTTCTCCTCCTTTGCTCTGTATGTTGAGGAAAGATTGTTTTCCGTAGTCACATGGTTGCAGTGAAATGAACAATGTTTCATCGGTGAGGATGATTGGGGTTGGAGGTTTGCTGGACTTTATTGGGTGTTTTGTTGTTACTTGCAGAGTGGTAGATGTATGTTGGGAAAGACTTTCAAGGCCTTATATAGGCAGTTTTTCTGATCTCTCATTCTTTTCAGTTACTCAGCATTCATTATTGTCTTTCACAGCTATGCAATTAGCTTGGTTTCAACAACTCAATCACTATTTGCATCATTGTTGCCCACACCAATGCTCGAGGAGTCCGCCGTGATTCACAATCACTCCTCAACAATACATATATATGCAATCAAACCTTCACCTCAGCTATTCTAattctcttccttcaacCTTCTATTTGCTTCCATACAGGAGAAGCCTTGCCTTAAATACCAGCCATCACTTTTTCTCTGTCGTCGTTCGTTGTGCCTACCCATCATGGGTGACAATATCCCTCAGCCACCCGATGAGCCTGTCCTCGGTCCAACCCTAGCATCATCAAGTATTGAAGATATTTCgactcttgatcttcttgtcaagCTAGAGCTGGATCGGGACAGCGATGGAACTAAACCATGCGATGacaaagagaaagaggtGCAAACACTTCCAAACTACACTACTCCCAGGATTAACACACTCTGCTAGACCACTGAAGCTCATCTAAAGAAGGACGTTCTCTCGGAAGCTACTGCAGATGATGTCCATCTACCACCCAGCGACGAAACGCCTCGGAACCATGAGCAAGAACTTTTTGATGACATAGCCACTGAGTATGGAGACACTTCAGGTTCCGAACCGGAATTTTCGTCGAGTTCGGAATTTGATTTCGGGTcggatgatgagaaagaagaaacaacagACGAGTAAGGCACTGAGGAATTGTTGAGGAAGTCGTTTGTGTTGACATTGCCCCTTAGTCTGATCCGCTATGTCACAGCTCATCGAGACGAGCCGTTTGAGTACGTCTATCGCTTCCCTCCTCTGAAGCCCCTGGAACCGCTCGAAAGCCCCGAAACTACTGCCATGGAACCTGCTGGCTTACCATTGATGCCATCTGCCACTACGGATGTTCTCTTTCGAAATGACTGTTTTATCGTCAAGCGGTCTCTCATCGCGGGATGGGGCGCCTTCGCAGTCAAAGACCTCGAGGTTGGAGACAAAATTCTCGTTGAAAGACCACTATTCACTGCCGATAACAACACGCTGTACAAGGAATTCGACAAACTGGACCGGGAATCGCAGGACATTGCGCTGGGCCTTCATGCTAATAGCTATTGTAAATTCCAGAGCATCAAGGCCGTCTGGACTACAAATTGGTAAGTTGAGAGTTGAGGAACGAAGGAGATAGGTCTGATGGTGCCTTTAGCTTTTCGACAGGTGTTTGGGATGAAGCAGGCCTTTTCCCTATTGCGTCACGCTTCAATCACACATGTCATCCGAGACAGACCGTTGACTACCACTACAACAAGGTTGGCGAGGTACTTGAGATGGAAGTCAAGGCAGACGTTatcaaagaaggagatgagctGACCATCTCGTATGGTTTCGGGCTGACTCCCGCCGACTTGTTCTATCGATATGGGTTCAGATGTCGCTGTGGAGGATGCTCTGGATGgacagaagaggacgagAGAGGAATGTGGTGAGTGGCACGTTGCTTTGCTTGGTTTTGATACTGCAAAGATGGTTTTGGTTCCAGCATTCGAGACAAGATTGACGCTTCCGGCTTTTGTTTGATGTTGAATTTGTATTTCCCTGGATATGGGGTCATTCTTTGGTCCTTGGGAGATAGGAGATGAGAGCGGCTTTgggcaaagaagaggaaccACTCTAGGTATAGGCGTTGAAATAATAAAAACAATGAGAAGCTTCACCCTGAACTTTGGTTCAGTTGTCAGTCGTGATGTTCTTTTGTTAATAATAGACATAAATTCTCTATGCTCCAAGACAGGTAGTTTTGGccattcctcctccttgctaTTTCGTGCCTTTCGAGACAAACTTGAGAACTATATAGAAGGGATTTCAAAAGTTGATAGAACATCACAAGTTCAACTGCTGCACTATTTATTCATTGTGGGAGTCACCCGGGTGTCTGCCTACACTAAGTCAAGCTGAGCCTCAAGAAAGATACCGTATGAGTCAATCACCGACGAAGCATAGTGACGATTCGTGAAACACAACATTTATATTATGCCAGTAAAAAGAACTATTTTCTCCAACAAAGCTACATATTCTTCTCGCAACACGAAGCAGCCTCTCTCTCTATCTCAATGCCCCCATCTTCCCAATACTATCAATCCTCCAAGATCACCAACTATCTCCACGTACATTGACGAACAATTTTGAAAGGAGACAACAAAAATCACAAATCATGGGCGAATACACGGTAATTGAGGGAAACACTCCTGAAAGTGTGACGGATTGGTCGAATCACCAGAATAATTCTGGCAGTGATGTCTTTTACTTCAGTTTCGCTGAACTAGCCATGCAGGTTGTTCTCTCAGCGGACCATCAGACCATGATTTCATCTCAAATCATTGATACTTATCGGACATTCTCGAGAAAGTCGATAGATCCTCTTCGCGAAGAAGTCCGCTCCATCATGAGAACAGCCCTTGGAGACGACTCTTGTCATGTCAGGAAGTTTGATATACAAATCGCCATCCTTCAGATGTTGGAAGCAATCCACGAATTTGAACTGGCACGACAGTCTTCCAAGCCAGAAAAGTACGAAAAAGGATATGCAGCAGACGAAGTGTCAGACTGGAATGAGGTTATCAACAACCCCTTCGGCCTCGATGTATCAACCATCCAAGACACAGCCTACTCAATCCTCCATAAAACGCCCGAGGAACTGACAGCTGGTATCCCCAAAGAATGGAGAGTCATTCACATGGAATCTGTCCTTCGCCATGATCTCGTCCGACGGTTCTGGAGCTACCAGGAGTCACTGGAGACAGACCTGAGATCGTGCGGGACGAGTCTACGAGACAGAATTCCGCCTCATTCGAAGTTGACCGGCCAAGTCCGAGCCCAACTTAACCACGAGACTATTATTCAGGACATGACTTCTCCTCGTGTGACTTTCCACGGTACTCCCCTTCAGTCAGTAGGATCCATTGTCCGCCATGGTTTCAAGATGCCTGGGAAATTAGTCGAAGGGAAAGTAGTCGCTTCTCCTAGATCGGGCATAGTATTTGACCGAGGAATTTACTCATCCCAAGAGGCCTTCTATGCTATATCTTATGCTCGTGGTCAGAGAGAGATGACCCCAGTCGGCATGCTGCCTAGCATGAGGTTATTTGTCTGCGCTACTATCATGGGTCGAACATATACCGGGAGTGACGGACGCCATGGTCCCCTGATTGAAGGTCACGACTCGCACTTCGATGGGGGGTTTGAATACATCGTCCACAATGAACGAGCCATGATTCCCTGCTACGTCATCCACCTCGATCTCGGCTCAGAGGCAGCCAAGCAGGCCCTCAAAGACGTGCAGGCCAACCCTGAGGAATTCTACAAtctgaccaagaccaagaagctcccCGAAGCGAAAAGCACAGCACCTGGAGATATCCAACGTGAGAAGGAAGCTAGAAAAGCGGCAGCTCTGAAGTGGTTTCCTTATGGCTTTGGCCCTGCTACGGGTACAACATTTGTGATTGAGGAGGTGGGCGAGATTTcggacgatgaagaggaatacGGAGACTGGCAAGCTGACAAGCATGGCTATTCGAATGCTTACATCGAGAAGAACACCGTTTGGGACGATGAGGGGTGGGAGTActatgatgagaatggaaatCTGG is a genomic window containing:
- a CDS encoding probable 1,4-Benzoquinone reductase, coding for MAPKIAIVYYSMYGHIKQLAEAEKAGIEKAGGSADLFQVPETLPEDVLAKMHAPPKPTDVPTLDDPSVLEGYDAFLLGIPTRYGNFPAQWKAFWDKTGKQWASGGFWGKMAGIFVSTASQGGGQETTAQNAISTLTHHGIIYVPFGYAKAFGVLTDLSEVRGGSAWGAGTFAGGDGSRQPSAKELELAQIQGENFYQTVANSQAKAAPEVASNTNKPAEAEKDTTAPKQENKGPQELKEVKEGPCGLPAKCVVQ